In Glycine max cultivar Williams 82 chromosome 7, Glycine_max_v4.0, whole genome shotgun sequence, a single window of DNA contains:
- the LOC100500103 gene encoding Monothiol glutaredoxin-S15, mitochondrial-like (The RefSeq protein has 2 substitutions compared to this genomic sequence), with translation MATSLSNVFLKGIAARSLSRPLNGLFYCTRYSNTVSNDSDTHDDFKPGNKLEGSGICLSNVIEQDVKDNPVMVYMKGVPDFPQCGFSSLAVRVLKHYDVPISARNILEDLELKNAVKAFSSWPTFPQIFIKGEFIGGSDIILNMQQTGELKEKLKDITSKQ, from the exons ATGGCGACATCCTTGTCAAACGTGTTTTTGAAGGGAATCGCAGCTCGTTCTCTCAGCAGACCC TTAAATGGGTTGTTTTATTGCACAAGATACTCGAATACTGTGTCAAATGATTCTGACACGCATGATGACTTCAAGCCAGGTAATAAGCTTGAGGGTTCTGGCATTTGTTTGTCTAATGTTATTGAGCAG GATGTCAAGGATAATCCTGTTATGGTTTACATGAAAGGTGTGCCTGATTTTCCACAATGTGGATTTAGTTCGCTTGCTGTAAGAGTTTTAAAACACTATG ATGTTCCTATTAGTGCTAGAAACATTTTGGAGGATCCTGAACTTAAAAATGCTGTAAAAGCCTTCAG TAACTGGCCAACATTTCCTCAAATTTTCATCAAGGGAGAGTTTATTGGTGGATCAGACATTATTCTCAATATGCAACAG ACCGGTGAATTGAAGGAAAAGCTTAAAGATATTACCTCCAAGCAGTAA
- the LOC100792757 gene encoding WD repeat-containing protein 43 isoform X4, with protein sequence MIFIILVLHVVSLGKRKEQGTSLLALSTIDGSVIAVDVSTGERKLTTSHPGGICGLSFANKGRLLRIVGHNGVAYEVNTETGEVLKEFKISKKSITSLAFSNDEKYLAIVSSRLRIISWEIGKEILKFPNDLQGNVQLISISSDAKNLVTSDFEGKHLQVWKCDLNSGNVGRGPTLPIRHPPLILDCHSGCNKEDVVVLAVTGRGSAYIWNLNASSEDQIQPTKLNTKTKIVETEKENGVSSKKRHASIIASRLQPVEEDKQIKALVTYGSVDHPQFSVLNISNSGENIVLYVGDETDSVQQHDSPSGKAIPMESKKVKKRQATSDPDPPTSTDEEDLVFNVDQHEAAEGVLLDDDLNEPTMGEKLASLSLLDENKSRSEIEQESSVPAKPPSADSVHVLLKQALNADDRTLLLDCLYTQDEKVIRKSIAQLNTSNVLKLLYSLISIIESRGSILACALPWLKCLLLQHASGIMSQESSLKALNSLYQLIESRVSTFKSAIQLSSCLDTLHIGAIDEEEDEGEMVPVIYEDKDSSDEESDDTMETDPDEQQPEEQFHAARYIDASDDDMSD encoded by the exons ATGATATTCATTATTCTTGTATTGCATGTAGTTTCATTGGGGAAAAG AAAAGAACAGGGAACAAGCTTATTAGCTCTCAGCACAATCGATGGAAGTGTTATAGCTGTTGATGTTTCCACTGGTGAGAGAAAGTTGACTACCAGCCATCCTGG GGGGATTTGTGGACTCTCATTTGCAAACAAAGGACGTCTTCTTCGCATTGTTGGACATAATGGAGTGGCATACGAGGTTAATACTGAAACAGGAGAGGTTTTAAAGGAATTTAAAATCTCAAAAAAGTCTATTACTTCTCTGGCTTTCTCAAATG atgaaaaatatttagctATTGTCAGCTCTAGACTGCGGATTATAAGCTGGGAAATTGGGAAAGAGATTCTGAAGTTCCCTAATGATTTG CAGGGAAATGTACAGCTCATTTCTATATCGAGTGATGCCAAAAATTTAGTTACATCAGATTTTGAGGGTAAACATCTTCAAGTTTGGAAGTGTGATTTAAATTCAGGAAATGTGGGTAGAGGTCCTACACTTCCCATAAGGCATCCTCCATTAATTTTAGACTGCCACAGTGGTTGCAATAAAGAAGATGTAGTTGTTTTGGCAGTTACTGGTAGAGGTTCTGCCTATATATGGAATTTGAATGCTTCCTCCGAAGATCAGATACAGCCAACTAAATTGAACACGAAGACCAAAATAGTTGAAACGGAGAAGGAAAATGGTGTAAGTTCAAAGAAAAGGCATGCTTCGATTATTGCATCCAGATTACAACCTGTAGAGGAAGATAAACAGATTAAAGCTCTTGTGACTTATGGATCTGTAGATCATCCACAGTTTAGTGTCTTAAATATTAGCAATTCAGGCGAGAATATAGTATTATATGTTGGAGATGAGACTGATTCTGTTCAGCAGCATGACAGTCCTTCTGGCAAAG CAATACCAAtggaaagcaagaaagttaAGAAAAGACAAGCAACATCTGATCCTGATCCACCAACCTCAACTGACGAGGAGGATTTAG TATTTAATGTAGATCAACATGAGGCTGCAGAAGGAGTCCTTCTTGATGACGATTTGAATGAGCCAACAATGGGAGAGAAACTTGCTAGTCTAAGTTTACTGGATGAGAACAAATCAAGGAGTGAAATAGAGCAAGAATCTTCTGTCCCAGCAAAGCCTCCAAGTGCAGACTCTGTACATGTTTTGCTTAAGCAAGCATTAAATGCTGATGATCGCACCCTTCTGCTAGATTGCTTGTATACACAAGATGAGAAG GTTATTAGAAAGTCAATTGCACAGTTGAACACATCCAACGTCCTCAAACTTCTATACTCTCTCATATCTATTATTGAATCTAG ggGTTCAATTTTGGCATGTGCTCTTCCATGGTTGAAGTGTCTACTTCTACAGCATGCGAGCGGAATAATGTCCCAGGAATCTTCATTAAAAGCTTTGAACTCTTTGTATCAA CTGATTGAGTCTAGAGTCTCCACTTTTAAATCTGCCATCCAACTCTCAAGTTGTTTAGACACGCTTCACATAGGG GCTATTGACGAGGAGGAAGATGAAGGTGAAATGGTGCCAGTTATCTATGAGGATAAGGATAGTAGTGATGAAGAATCTGATGATACCATGGAAACTGACCCAGATGAACAACAACCAGAAGAACAATTTCATGCTGCCAGATACATTGATGCAAGTGATGATGATATGTCAGATTGA
- the LOC100792231 gene encoding late embryogenesis abundant protein 2 codes for MASHEQSYRAGEAKGRNQEKTNQMMGNMGQKAQAAKDKAQQAAHAAKDKTQQAAHSVNEKAQEKSGQTKEKASEMGQFTKEAAQSGKQNTGGFLQQTGEKVKEMAQGATEAVKQTFGMAPQNDEDKDYYPTQHGRE; via the exons ATGGCATCCCATGAGCAGAGCTACAGAGCTGGTGAGGCCAAGGGCCGAAATCAG GAGAAGACCAACCAGATGATGGGCAATATGGGGCAGAAGGCCCAAGCTGCGAAGGACAAGGCCCAGCAGGCAGCCCATGCTGCAAAGGACAAGACCCAGCAGGCGGCCCACTCTGTAAACGAGAAGGCCCAAGAGAAGAGTGGTCAAACTAAAGAAAAGGCCTCAGAGATGGGCCAGTTCACAAAGGAAGCGGCCCAGTCTGGAAAGCAGAACACTGGTGGGTTCCTGCAGCAGACTGGAGAAAAGGTGAAGGAAATGGCCCAGGGTGCTACTGAGGCTGTGAAACAAACCTTTGGTATGGCACCACAGAATGATGAAGACAAAGACTACTACCCAACCCAGCATGGCAGAGAATAG
- the LOC100792757 gene encoding WD repeat-containing protein 43 isoform X1, protein MVKDKLKKHVLTAFTPNEDSVAILSANEVAKIWNTNTGHLLAEWKPSKGDHDIHYSCIACSFIGEKHRKEQGTSLLALSTIDGSVIAVDVSTGERKLTTSHPGGICGLSFANKGRLLRIVGHNGVAYEVNTETGEVLKEFKISKKSITSLAFSNDEKYLAIVSSRLRIISWEIGKEILKFPNDLQGNVQLISISSDAKNLVTSDFEGKHLQVWKCDLNSGNVGRGPTLPIRHPPLILDCHSGCNKEDVVVLAVTGRGSAYIWNLNASSEDQIQPTKLNTKTKIVETEKENGVSSKKRHASIIASRLQPVEEDKQIKALVTYGSVDHPQFSVLNISNSGENIVLYVGDETDSVQQHDSPSGKAIPMESKKVKKRQATSDPDPPTSTDEEDLVFNVDQHEAAEGVLLDDDLNEPTMGEKLASLSLLDENKSRSEIEQESSVPAKPPSADSVHVLLKQALNADDRTLLLDCLYTQDEKVIRKSIAQLNTSNVLKLLYSLISIIESRGSILACALPWLKCLLLQHASGIMSQESSLKALNSLYQLIESRVSTFKSAIQLSSCLDTLHIGAIDEEEDEGEMVPVIYEDKDSSDEESDDTMETDPDEQQPEEQFHAARYIDASDDDMSD, encoded by the exons ATGGTGAAGGACAAATTAAAGAAACATGTTCTAACTGCTTTCACTCCTAATGAGGATTCTGTGGCTATTCTGTCTGCCAACGAGGTGGCCAAG ATTTGGAACACAAACACTGGACATTTGTTAGCAGAGTGGAAGCCATCAAAGGGAGATCATGATATTCATTATTCTTGTATTGCATGTAGTTTCATTGGGGAAAAG CATAGAAAAGAACAGGGAACAAGCTTATTAGCTCTCAGCACAATCGATGGAAGTGTTATAGCTGTTGATGTTTCCACTGGTGAGAGAAAGTTGACTACCAGCCATCCTGG GGGGATTTGTGGACTCTCATTTGCAAACAAAGGACGTCTTCTTCGCATTGTTGGACATAATGGAGTGGCATACGAGGTTAATACTGAAACAGGAGAGGTTTTAAAGGAATTTAAAATCTCAAAAAAGTCTATTACTTCTCTGGCTTTCTCAAATG atgaaaaatatttagctATTGTCAGCTCTAGACTGCGGATTATAAGCTGGGAAATTGGGAAAGAGATTCTGAAGTTCCCTAATGATTTG CAGGGAAATGTACAGCTCATTTCTATATCGAGTGATGCCAAAAATTTAGTTACATCAGATTTTGAGGGTAAACATCTTCAAGTTTGGAAGTGTGATTTAAATTCAGGAAATGTGGGTAGAGGTCCTACACTTCCCATAAGGCATCCTCCATTAATTTTAGACTGCCACAGTGGTTGCAATAAAGAAGATGTAGTTGTTTTGGCAGTTACTGGTAGAGGTTCTGCCTATATATGGAATTTGAATGCTTCCTCCGAAGATCAGATACAGCCAACTAAATTGAACACGAAGACCAAAATAGTTGAAACGGAGAAGGAAAATGGTGTAAGTTCAAAGAAAAGGCATGCTTCGATTATTGCATCCAGATTACAACCTGTAGAGGAAGATAAACAGATTAAAGCTCTTGTGACTTATGGATCTGTAGATCATCCACAGTTTAGTGTCTTAAATATTAGCAATTCAGGCGAGAATATAGTATTATATGTTGGAGATGAGACTGATTCTGTTCAGCAGCATGACAGTCCTTCTGGCAAAG CAATACCAAtggaaagcaagaaagttaAGAAAAGACAAGCAACATCTGATCCTGATCCACCAACCTCAACTGACGAGGAGGATTTAG TATTTAATGTAGATCAACATGAGGCTGCAGAAGGAGTCCTTCTTGATGACGATTTGAATGAGCCAACAATGGGAGAGAAACTTGCTAGTCTAAGTTTACTGGATGAGAACAAATCAAGGAGTGAAATAGAGCAAGAATCTTCTGTCCCAGCAAAGCCTCCAAGTGCAGACTCTGTACATGTTTTGCTTAAGCAAGCATTAAATGCTGATGATCGCACCCTTCTGCTAGATTGCTTGTATACACAAGATGAGAAG GTTATTAGAAAGTCAATTGCACAGTTGAACACATCCAACGTCCTCAAACTTCTATACTCTCTCATATCTATTATTGAATCTAG ggGTTCAATTTTGGCATGTGCTCTTCCATGGTTGAAGTGTCTACTTCTACAGCATGCGAGCGGAATAATGTCCCAGGAATCTTCATTAAAAGCTTTGAACTCTTTGTATCAA CTGATTGAGTCTAGAGTCTCCACTTTTAAATCTGCCATCCAACTCTCAAGTTGTTTAGACACGCTTCACATAGGG GCTATTGACGAGGAGGAAGATGAAGGTGAAATGGTGCCAGTTATCTATGAGGATAAGGATAGTAGTGATGAAGAATCTGATGATACCATGGAAACTGACCCAGATGAACAACAACCAGAAGAACAATTTCATGCTGCCAGATACATTGATGCAAGTGATGATGATATGTCAGATTGA
- the LOC100500103 gene encoding monothiol glutaredoxin-S15, mitochondrial-like isoform X1, whose amino-acid sequence MCASFILGFLSYPKLILEKLNGLFYCTRYSNTVSNDSDTHDDFKPGNKLEGSGICLSNVIEQDVKDNPVMVYMKGVPDFPQCGFSSLAVRVLKHYDVPISARNILEDPELKNAVKAFSNWPTFPQIFIKGEFIGGSDIILNMQQTGELKEKLKDITSKQ is encoded by the exons ATgtgtgccagcttcatccttgGGTTTTTGAGTTACCCCAAATTGATTTTGGAGAAG TTAAATGGGTTGTTTTATTGCACAAGATACTCGAATACTGTGTCAAATGATTCTGACACGCATGATGACTTCAAGCCAGGTAATAAGCTTGAGGGTTCTGGCATTTGTTTGTCTAATGTTATTGAGCAG GATGTCAAGGATAATCCTGTTATGGTTTACATGAAAGGTGTGCCTGATTTTCCACAATGTGGATTTAGTTCGCTTGCTGTAAGAGTTTTAAAACACTATG ATGTTCCTATTAGTGCTAGAAACATTTTGGAGGATCCTGAACTTAAAAATGCTGTAAAAGCCTTCAG TAACTGGCCAACATTTCCTCAAATTTTCATCAAGGGAGAGTTTATTGGTGGATCAGACATTATTCTCAATATGCAACAG ACCGGTGAATTGAAGGAAAAGCTTAAAGATATTACCTCCAAGCAGTAA
- the LOC100792757 gene encoding WD repeat-containing protein 43 isoform X2, which yields MVKDKLKKHVLTAFTPNEDSVAILSANEVAKIWNTNTGHLLAEWKPSKGDHDIHYSCIACSFIGEKHRKEQGTSLLALSTIDGSVIAVDVSTGERKLTTSHPGGICGLSFANKGRLLRIVGHNGVAYEVNTETGEVLKEFKISKKSITSLAFSNDEKYLAIVSSRLRIISWEIGKEILKFPNDLGNVQLISISSDAKNLVTSDFEGKHLQVWKCDLNSGNVGRGPTLPIRHPPLILDCHSGCNKEDVVVLAVTGRGSAYIWNLNASSEDQIQPTKLNTKTKIVETEKENGVSSKKRHASIIASRLQPVEEDKQIKALVTYGSVDHPQFSVLNISNSGENIVLYVGDETDSVQQHDSPSGKAIPMESKKVKKRQATSDPDPPTSTDEEDLVFNVDQHEAAEGVLLDDDLNEPTMGEKLASLSLLDENKSRSEIEQESSVPAKPPSADSVHVLLKQALNADDRTLLLDCLYTQDEKVIRKSIAQLNTSNVLKLLYSLISIIESRGSILACALPWLKCLLLQHASGIMSQESSLKALNSLYQLIESRVSTFKSAIQLSSCLDTLHIGAIDEEEDEGEMVPVIYEDKDSSDEESDDTMETDPDEQQPEEQFHAARYIDASDDDMSD from the exons ATGGTGAAGGACAAATTAAAGAAACATGTTCTAACTGCTTTCACTCCTAATGAGGATTCTGTGGCTATTCTGTCTGCCAACGAGGTGGCCAAG ATTTGGAACACAAACACTGGACATTTGTTAGCAGAGTGGAAGCCATCAAAGGGAGATCATGATATTCATTATTCTTGTATTGCATGTAGTTTCATTGGGGAAAAG CATAGAAAAGAACAGGGAACAAGCTTATTAGCTCTCAGCACAATCGATGGAAGTGTTATAGCTGTTGATGTTTCCACTGGTGAGAGAAAGTTGACTACCAGCCATCCTGG GGGGATTTGTGGACTCTCATTTGCAAACAAAGGACGTCTTCTTCGCATTGTTGGACATAATGGAGTGGCATACGAGGTTAATACTGAAACAGGAGAGGTTTTAAAGGAATTTAAAATCTCAAAAAAGTCTATTACTTCTCTGGCTTTCTCAAATG atgaaaaatatttagctATTGTCAGCTCTAGACTGCGGATTATAAGCTGGGAAATTGGGAAAGAGATTCTGAAGTTCCCTAATGATTTG GGAAATGTACAGCTCATTTCTATATCGAGTGATGCCAAAAATTTAGTTACATCAGATTTTGAGGGTAAACATCTTCAAGTTTGGAAGTGTGATTTAAATTCAGGAAATGTGGGTAGAGGTCCTACACTTCCCATAAGGCATCCTCCATTAATTTTAGACTGCCACAGTGGTTGCAATAAAGAAGATGTAGTTGTTTTGGCAGTTACTGGTAGAGGTTCTGCCTATATATGGAATTTGAATGCTTCCTCCGAAGATCAGATACAGCCAACTAAATTGAACACGAAGACCAAAATAGTTGAAACGGAGAAGGAAAATGGTGTAAGTTCAAAGAAAAGGCATGCTTCGATTATTGCATCCAGATTACAACCTGTAGAGGAAGATAAACAGATTAAAGCTCTTGTGACTTATGGATCTGTAGATCATCCACAGTTTAGTGTCTTAAATATTAGCAATTCAGGCGAGAATATAGTATTATATGTTGGAGATGAGACTGATTCTGTTCAGCAGCATGACAGTCCTTCTGGCAAAG CAATACCAAtggaaagcaagaaagttaAGAAAAGACAAGCAACATCTGATCCTGATCCACCAACCTCAACTGACGAGGAGGATTTAG TATTTAATGTAGATCAACATGAGGCTGCAGAAGGAGTCCTTCTTGATGACGATTTGAATGAGCCAACAATGGGAGAGAAACTTGCTAGTCTAAGTTTACTGGATGAGAACAAATCAAGGAGTGAAATAGAGCAAGAATCTTCTGTCCCAGCAAAGCCTCCAAGTGCAGACTCTGTACATGTTTTGCTTAAGCAAGCATTAAATGCTGATGATCGCACCCTTCTGCTAGATTGCTTGTATACACAAGATGAGAAG GTTATTAGAAAGTCAATTGCACAGTTGAACACATCCAACGTCCTCAAACTTCTATACTCTCTCATATCTATTATTGAATCTAG ggGTTCAATTTTGGCATGTGCTCTTCCATGGTTGAAGTGTCTACTTCTACAGCATGCGAGCGGAATAATGTCCCAGGAATCTTCATTAAAAGCTTTGAACTCTTTGTATCAA CTGATTGAGTCTAGAGTCTCCACTTTTAAATCTGCCATCCAACTCTCAAGTTGTTTAGACACGCTTCACATAGGG GCTATTGACGAGGAGGAAGATGAAGGTGAAATGGTGCCAGTTATCTATGAGGATAAGGATAGTAGTGATGAAGAATCTGATGATACCATGGAAACTGACCCAGATGAACAACAACCAGAAGAACAATTTCATGCTGCCAGATACATTGATGCAAGTGATGATGATATGTCAGATTGA
- the LOC100792757 gene encoding WD repeat-containing protein 43 isoform X3, whose translation MVKDKLKKHVLTAFTPNEDSVAILSANEVAKIWNTNTGHLLAEWKPSKGDHDIHYSCIACSFIGEKHRKEQGTSLLALSTIDGSVIAVDVSTGERKLTTSHPGGICGLSFANKGRLLRIVGHNGVAYEVNTETGEVLKEFKISKKSITSLAFSNDEKYLAIVSSRLRIISWEIGKEILKFPNDLQGNVQLISISSDAKNLVTSDFEGKHLQVWKCDLNSGNVGRGPTLPIRHPPLILDCHSGCNKEDVVVLAVTGRGSAYIWNLNASSEDQIQPTKLNTKTKIVETEKENGVSSKKRHASIIASRLQPVEEDKQIKALVTYGSVDHPQFSVLNISNSGENIVLYVGDETDSVQQHDSPSGKAIPMESKKVKKRQATSDPDPPTSTDEEDLEGVLLDDDLNEPTMGEKLASLSLLDENKSRSEIEQESSVPAKPPSADSVHVLLKQALNADDRTLLLDCLYTQDEKVIRKSIAQLNTSNVLKLLYSLISIIESRGSILACALPWLKCLLLQHASGIMSQESSLKALNSLYQLIESRVSTFKSAIQLSSCLDTLHIGAIDEEEDEGEMVPVIYEDKDSSDEESDDTMETDPDEQQPEEQFHAARYIDASDDDMSD comes from the exons ATGGTGAAGGACAAATTAAAGAAACATGTTCTAACTGCTTTCACTCCTAATGAGGATTCTGTGGCTATTCTGTCTGCCAACGAGGTGGCCAAG ATTTGGAACACAAACACTGGACATTTGTTAGCAGAGTGGAAGCCATCAAAGGGAGATCATGATATTCATTATTCTTGTATTGCATGTAGTTTCATTGGGGAAAAG CATAGAAAAGAACAGGGAACAAGCTTATTAGCTCTCAGCACAATCGATGGAAGTGTTATAGCTGTTGATGTTTCCACTGGTGAGAGAAAGTTGACTACCAGCCATCCTGG GGGGATTTGTGGACTCTCATTTGCAAACAAAGGACGTCTTCTTCGCATTGTTGGACATAATGGAGTGGCATACGAGGTTAATACTGAAACAGGAGAGGTTTTAAAGGAATTTAAAATCTCAAAAAAGTCTATTACTTCTCTGGCTTTCTCAAATG atgaaaaatatttagctATTGTCAGCTCTAGACTGCGGATTATAAGCTGGGAAATTGGGAAAGAGATTCTGAAGTTCCCTAATGATTTG CAGGGAAATGTACAGCTCATTTCTATATCGAGTGATGCCAAAAATTTAGTTACATCAGATTTTGAGGGTAAACATCTTCAAGTTTGGAAGTGTGATTTAAATTCAGGAAATGTGGGTAGAGGTCCTACACTTCCCATAAGGCATCCTCCATTAATTTTAGACTGCCACAGTGGTTGCAATAAAGAAGATGTAGTTGTTTTGGCAGTTACTGGTAGAGGTTCTGCCTATATATGGAATTTGAATGCTTCCTCCGAAGATCAGATACAGCCAACTAAATTGAACACGAAGACCAAAATAGTTGAAACGGAGAAGGAAAATGGTGTAAGTTCAAAGAAAAGGCATGCTTCGATTATTGCATCCAGATTACAACCTGTAGAGGAAGATAAACAGATTAAAGCTCTTGTGACTTATGGATCTGTAGATCATCCACAGTTTAGTGTCTTAAATATTAGCAATTCAGGCGAGAATATAGTATTATATGTTGGAGATGAGACTGATTCTGTTCAGCAGCATGACAGTCCTTCTGGCAAAG CAATACCAAtggaaagcaagaaagttaAGAAAAGACAAGCAACATCTGATCCTGATCCACCAACCTCAACTGACGAGGAGGATTTAG AAGGAGTCCTTCTTGATGACGATTTGAATGAGCCAACAATGGGAGAGAAACTTGCTAGTCTAAGTTTACTGGATGAGAACAAATCAAGGAGTGAAATAGAGCAAGAATCTTCTGTCCCAGCAAAGCCTCCAAGTGCAGACTCTGTACATGTTTTGCTTAAGCAAGCATTAAATGCTGATGATCGCACCCTTCTGCTAGATTGCTTGTATACACAAGATGAGAAG GTTATTAGAAAGTCAATTGCACAGTTGAACACATCCAACGTCCTCAAACTTCTATACTCTCTCATATCTATTATTGAATCTAG ggGTTCAATTTTGGCATGTGCTCTTCCATGGTTGAAGTGTCTACTTCTACAGCATGCGAGCGGAATAATGTCCCAGGAATCTTCATTAAAAGCTTTGAACTCTTTGTATCAA CTGATTGAGTCTAGAGTCTCCACTTTTAAATCTGCCATCCAACTCTCAAGTTGTTTAGACACGCTTCACATAGGG GCTATTGACGAGGAGGAAGATGAAGGTGAAATGGTGCCAGTTATCTATGAGGATAAGGATAGTAGTGATGAAGAATCTGATGATACCATGGAAACTGACCCAGATGAACAACAACCAGAAGAACAATTTCATGCTGCCAGATACATTGATGCAAGTGATGATGATATGTCAGATTGA